The Flavimarina sp. Hel_I_48 genome window below encodes:
- a CDS encoding ABC transporter ATP-binding protein — protein MHKLALEHIAHSYGDKETLNDLSFSFERGKTTCLLGPSGCGKTTVLRLIAGLEEPSDGAVKIEGTIVSGRKEIIVPPHKRKIGFIFQDLALWPHFNVYENIAFGPKEKKQKNIKSKVVGLLDLFGIGDKISKYPHELSGGQKQMVALARSLAMQPEILLMDEPLANIDTHLKESILQHLKTVQRERRFTLLYVTHDHREAMKIADYIIVMEKGKIAVAGTKAEIRNSSTEFVKSFLNI, from the coding sequence ATGCATAAATTGGCCCTCGAACATATAGCCCACTCCTATGGGGACAAGGAAACCTTGAACGACCTTTCATTTTCTTTCGAGCGCGGCAAGACCACTTGTCTGCTCGGGCCTTCGGGCTGTGGAAAAACTACGGTACTTCGCTTGATTGCCGGACTGGAAGAGCCTTCGGACGGAGCGGTGAAAATAGAAGGAACAATAGTAAGCGGAAGGAAGGAAATCATCGTTCCCCCGCACAAACGAAAAATCGGTTTCATTTTTCAGGACCTGGCACTATGGCCCCATTTCAACGTCTATGAGAATATCGCTTTTGGACCAAAAGAAAAAAAACAAAAGAACATAAAATCCAAAGTGGTCGGGTTGCTGGACTTGTTCGGTATAGGTGACAAAATTTCCAAATATCCCCATGAACTCTCCGGGGGGCAGAAACAAATGGTAGCCCTTGCCCGCTCGCTGGCAATGCAGCCGGAAATTCTCCTTATGGACGAACCCCTTGCCAATATTGACACGCATTTAAAAGAAAGTATCCTCCAACACCTTAAGACGGTTCAGCGAGAAAGGCGATTTACATTGCTATATGTTACCCATGACCATCGGGAGGCAATGAAAATAGCCGATTATATCATTGTTATGGAAAAAGGGAAAATAGCCGTAGCCGGAACGAAAGCGGAAATACGGAATTCTTCTACAGAATTTGTAAAATCATTTTTAAACATCTAA
- a CDS encoding type II toxin-antitoxin system HicB family antitoxin has translation MKQFEIVCEKSKDGYSAYVPGLPDCTSAGTDRKDIEKNMLEAIKLHLEVLADSQTGTGHP, from the coding sequence ATGAAACAGTTTGAAATTGTTTGCGAAAAATCCAAGGATGGTTATAGCGCCTATGTGCCGGGTCTCCCAGATTGCACGTCCGCAGGGACTGATCGGAAGGACATCGAAAAGAATATGTTAGAGGCTATCAAACTTCATCTGGAAGTTCTTGCCGACAGCCAAACAGGGACTGGCCATCCCTAA
- a CDS encoding plastocyanin/azurin family copper-binding protein: MGYSGFEGGISGKPYKFGQGVYRFSPDLSDFEVVTNTSNNTWGLGFTEDNDIFASTANNTHSVFVGIPNADLDGVKGIPLKGSEKIDGHYAMHPITSHVRQVDVFGGFTAASGHHFYTARDYPSSYWDQVAFVCEPTGHLVHMAKIAKEGAGYTESDGWNLFASADEWVSPVAARVGPDGAVWVLDWYNFIVQHNPTPTEDRGGYNAETGEGNAYVNPLRDKSRGRVWRVVWKGAKEYEPIALSKDNPDALIRALSNDNMFWRMTAQRLLVERNNNDILNELYDLVDEKEVDSLGLNVGALHALWTIQGLGAIGSDEKATKIVRGALEHPSYAVRKGAVAMLPNTESGVDALLKADLLHDKNPTVQLAALLYFTESNSSQQVGEALYELSKEQSIVNDPWLSKAVYIASSKHDYGFITAYKAENPSPRSTYKKTDANAQNNLFQDASIAEVFAANYKGERPAEEGRSETSITTAKETTIIRIKTVQNEMKYDISEFVVKAGQPVEIIFENPDFMQHNLVITKPGAKEKVGLAADKLASDPNGEALNYVPDMEEILFSSPLLDPEKTVSIKFTAPKNPDIYPFICTFPGHWRLMQGQMKVIK, encoded by the coding sequence GTGGGATATTCGGGTTTTGAAGGGGGGATATCCGGGAAACCTTATAAATTTGGTCAGGGAGTGTACCGTTTTTCACCAGACCTTTCTGATTTTGAAGTGGTGACCAACACCAGCAATAATACCTGGGGACTTGGTTTTACCGAAGATAATGACATTTTTGCTTCTACTGCCAACAACACCCATAGTGTTTTTGTTGGTATTCCCAATGCCGATTTAGATGGGGTAAAAGGAATTCCATTAAAAGGAAGCGAAAAAATTGACGGGCATTATGCCATGCACCCCATTACAAGCCATGTTCGGCAAGTAGATGTTTTTGGTGGTTTTACGGCCGCATCCGGGCATCATTTTTATACAGCGCGTGATTATCCTTCATCGTACTGGGATCAGGTTGCTTTTGTATGTGAACCTACGGGGCATTTGGTACACATGGCTAAAATCGCTAAAGAAGGTGCGGGTTATACCGAAAGTGATGGTTGGAATTTATTTGCCAGCGCAGACGAATGGGTATCTCCCGTTGCTGCCCGCGTAGGTCCAGACGGCGCCGTTTGGGTTTTAGACTGGTATAATTTTATTGTACAGCACAACCCCACACCAACGGAAGATAGGGGAGGATACAATGCAGAAACCGGGGAGGGAAATGCCTATGTAAACCCGCTTCGGGACAAATCAAGGGGGCGTGTATGGCGTGTCGTGTGGAAGGGAGCTAAGGAATATGAGCCAATAGCTCTGAGTAAAGATAATCCTGATGCGCTTATAAGAGCACTTTCCAATGATAATATGTTCTGGAGAATGACCGCCCAGCGTCTTCTGGTAGAACGCAATAATAACGACATTCTTAATGAACTCTATGATCTGGTCGATGAAAAAGAGGTGGATAGCCTGGGATTAAATGTAGGTGCACTTCATGCGTTATGGACTATCCAGGGGCTCGGTGCAATTGGCTCTGATGAAAAAGCGACCAAAATTGTAAGGGGAGCTTTGGAACATCCTTCTTACGCGGTTCGCAAAGGAGCCGTAGCAATGCTGCCAAACACTGAAAGTGGCGTGGATGCTTTATTGAAAGCAGATCTGCTACATGATAAGAACCCAACCGTGCAGCTGGCAGCACTTCTTTATTTTACAGAAAGTAACTCATCACAGCAAGTTGGGGAGGCACTTTATGAGCTAAGTAAAGAACAAAGTATAGTTAATGACCCCTGGTTATCAAAAGCGGTTTACATTGCTTCAAGCAAACATGACTATGGTTTTATAACAGCCTATAAAGCTGAAAATCCCAGCCCCCGCAGCACGTATAAAAAAACAGATGCTAACGCGCAGAATAATCTATTTCAAGATGCCTCTATAGCTGAAGTCTTTGCTGCAAATTATAAGGGAGAACGCCCTGCTGAAGAAGGTAGATCTGAAACATCAATTACCACAGCGAAAGAAACCACCATTATTCGTATAAAAACTGTTCAAAACGAAATGAAATACGATATTTCTGAATTTGTGGTAAAGGCAGGACAACCGGTAGAGATTATTTTTGAAAATCCAGATTTTATGCAGCATAACCTGGTAATTACTAAACCGGGAGCAAAAGAAAAAGTAGGTTTAGCCGCTGATAAATTGGCTTCAGATCCTAATGGGGAAGCCTTAAATTATGTGCCAGACATGGAAGAAATATTATTTTCGAGTCCGTTGTTAGATCCAGAGAAAACAGTTAGCATAAAGTTTACCGCACCGAAAAACCCGGATATTTATCCCTTTATATGTACCTTTCCCGGCCACTGGCGCCTTATGCAAGGTCAAATGAAAGTTATAAAATGA
- a CDS encoding DUF1259 domain-containing protein — protein sequence MIRTKNRTILLIITSVCLIIYSCDTRKDQKTPSGKGTDTATQKVQDEKDLQPLDIQSIKNIIDIEGKEDNGEYKVTIPQNDLNVMVDGFRIIPPMGLGSWVAFAPTSDKPMIMGDIVVTEKDLKPVQQEVIKQGLTITAIHNHFVRNEPDVMYMHVGGMGDEKDLAASVKAVLDKVTEIRGGNPSETKAATVENTLDTKKIDSILGFSGSANNGVYKIAIGRPDVDLKEHEAPVSNFMGFNTWASWQGTPEKAAVAGDFTMLADEVAPVIKALVENDIEVVAVHNHMVHENPRIFFLHYWGVGPAEKLAKGLREALDKTGVKK from the coding sequence ATGATACGCACGAAAAACAGAACGATCCTACTGATCATTACAAGTGTTTGCCTGATAATTTATTCTTGCGATACCAGGAAAGACCAAAAAACCCCTTCGGGAAAAGGAACGGATACAGCTACACAAAAAGTACAGGATGAAAAAGACCTGCAACCACTGGATATCCAATCAATAAAAAATATCATTGATATAGAGGGCAAAGAAGATAATGGCGAGTACAAGGTGACAATACCCCAAAACGACCTGAACGTAATGGTCGATGGGTTCAGGATTATTCCACCTATGGGGTTGGGGAGCTGGGTGGCCTTCGCGCCAACTTCGGATAAACCTATGATCATGGGGGATATTGTTGTTACCGAAAAAGACTTAAAGCCCGTTCAGCAAGAGGTTATCAAACAAGGTTTGACAATTACCGCAATCCACAACCATTTTGTCCGAAATGAACCGGATGTGATGTATATGCACGTTGGCGGTATGGGGGATGAAAAAGACTTGGCGGCGAGTGTGAAAGCCGTTCTCGACAAGGTCACAGAAATAAGGGGTGGCAACCCATCCGAGACCAAAGCTGCCACCGTAGAAAATACATTGGATACAAAGAAGATCGATAGTATCCTAGGTTTTAGCGGGAGTGCGAACAATGGGGTATATAAAATCGCAATTGGGCGACCTGATGTAGACTTGAAAGAACATGAAGCGCCGGTAAGCAACTTTATGGGCTTCAACACGTGGGCAAGTTGGCAGGGGACACCCGAAAAAGCGGCGGTAGCAGGGGATTTTACAATGCTTGCCGATGAAGTGGCCCCCGTAATAAAAGCTTTGGTAGAAAATGATATCGAAGTGGTTGCCGTTCATAACCATATGGTTCACGAAAACCCGAGAATCTTCTTTTTACATTATTGGGGTGTAGGTCCGGCAGAAAAACTGGCAAAGGGATTGCGTGAAGCTTTGGATAAAACAGGGGTGAAAAAATAA
- a CDS encoding recombinase family protein, with amino-acid sequence MVVGYARVSTKDQSLGSQKNLLKNAGCEQIYTDVASGTKEDRKGLRKMLKYLRKGDTVITYKNDRMFRSLRNMIDLIDTFNEMEVHFKSLSEPEFDTTSANGKFLLQIFASVAEFERNLISERTKVGLVNARNRKKLLGRPKGTSNAIKEKYHYAKHLYDNMNVSIREACNRAKISKSSFYRVEKEIT; translated from the coding sequence ATGGTCGTAGGATATGCCAGGGTCTCGACGAAGGACCAATCGTTGGGCTCACAGAAAAACCTTTTGAAAAATGCAGGGTGCGAACAAATTTATACGGACGTGGCCAGCGGCACAAAAGAAGACCGGAAAGGTTTGAGGAAAATGCTGAAGTACCTTAGAAAAGGGGATACGGTCATAACGTATAAAAATGACAGGATGTTCAGATCCTTAAGGAATATGATAGACCTTATCGATACCTTCAACGAAATGGAGGTGCATTTCAAAAGCCTTAGCGAACCGGAATTCGATACCACTTCCGCCAACGGAAAGTTTCTTCTCCAGATATTCGCCTCCGTTGCCGAATTCGAACGTAACCTGATATCGGAACGCACCAAGGTCGGATTGGTCAATGCACGGAACAGGAAAAAGTTATTGGGCAGACCAAAGGGCACCTCGAACGCCATAAAAGAGAAATACCATTACGCAAAACACCTTTACGACAATATGAACGTTTCGATCAGGGAGGCATGTAATAGGGCCAAAATCAGTAAAAGTTCGTTTTATAGGGTGGAAAAGGAAATCACATGA